A window of Glycine soja cultivar W05 chromosome 13, ASM419377v2, whole genome shotgun sequence genomic DNA:
CCGCTTAGGAAACGCCTATGTTATCCCTGTGACATGCCCCACCATTGCGAGGGAGTTCTTGAGAAAACAAGATGCAACTTTTGCATCAAGGTCACAAAGTGTGTCCACTGATCTCATTAGTAATGGATATTCAACCACCATTTTTGGGCCCTTTGGAGCCCaatggaagaaaatgaagaaaattttaACCAATGATTTGCTTTCCCCGCACAAACACCTATGGCTGCATGGCCAAAGGACTGAAGAAGCAGACAACCTTATGTTTCACGTCTACAACAAGTGCAAAAATGTGAACGATGGTGTTGGTGGCCTTGTGAATATCAGAAGTGTTGCAAGGCATTATTGTGGTAACCTAACcaggaaaattattttcaatacaaGGTACTTTGGGAAGGGTAGAGAGGATGGAGGGCCAGGTTTTGAGGAAGTGGAACATGTTGATTCCATCTTCGATTTGCTCAAGTACGTTTATGCCTTTTCTGTTTCTGATTATATGCCATGCTTGAGGGGACTTGACTTGGATGGCCATGAAAAGAATGTGAAAGAAGCTTTAAAGATCATCAAGAAGTATCATGATCCCATTGTTCAAGAGAGAATTAAGCTGTGGAATGATGGATTAAAGGTTGATGAAGAGGACTGGCTTGATGTTCTGGTCTCCTTGAAAGATTCCAACAATAACCCATTATTGACGTTGGAGGAGATCAATGCACAAATTATAGTAATATATTTTACTCCTCTCTTAGTTTGTTTTTCGTACTTATATTAACACTTGCACTCAAACACAAACCATATTCATgaggatttttttcttctaataatcatatatgcatttattttctcttccatatcatttccatctcattttttttttctcatatatcattttttaagtgGAAAGACAAGGGGAAGATCCAAAACATGcatgaagaaaatattaattatatggtTAAGTTTAAGATTATCGGGTGTCCATGATCTTTGTCAAATTTTATAAGACACATAGCaaagttttattcattttttagtaaattaaaaaaatttaactatatGTGTCACGTATAAATTGGTTGAGACCATAGATACATGATGGACCCGTATCATACAATAATTAGTTTCtccaaaacaaattatttttaatccatTTCATGtgttgtcaaaaaaaaaaagttccatttcatgcatgtttgaaaacataaaaatttgaaatcagCAATTAAACTGATCAAATAAAACTCCTTGTAGGAATTGATGCTTGCAACAATTGACAATCCATCAAATGCTTTTGAATGGGCACTTGCTGAAATGATAAACCAACCGGAGTTACTCCACCGAGCCGTTGAAGAATTGGATAGTGTGGTAGGAAAAGAGAGACTGGTCCAAGAATCAGATATACCTAAACTCAACTATGTGAAGGCTTGTGCAAGAGAAGCTCTTCGCCTTCATCCCATTGCACCTTTTATTCCTCCCCATGTCTCTATGAGTGACACAATGGTGGGAAATTACTTCATCCCTAAGGGTAGCCATGTAATGCTAAGCAGACAAGAGCTTGGGAGGAACCCAAAAGTGTGGAATGAAACCTACAAGTTCAAACCTGAACGCCACCTCAAGAGTGATGGGTCTGATGTGGATTTGACAGAACCAAATTTGAAGTTCATATCATTTAGCACAGGAAGGCGTGGCTGTCCCGGAGTGATGCTTGGCACCACAATGACAGTGATGCTATTTGCTAGATTGCTCCATGGCTTCACTTGGACTGCACCACCTAATGTTTCATCAATCAACCTTGCTGAGTCCAACGATGATATCCTTCTTGCAGAACCACTTGTGGCAGTGGCTAAGCCAAGATTAGCATCAGAGCTATACCAACTTTAAATTAAGTattaatgaagatttaatttacCTAGCTAGGCAACACAATATATATGAACATGAAGCCACATATGCTCAATCAAATACTGCAAGTATTATCTATtagacataaaattaatttagttagttattagaagttatttgtataaattagttggttactcaagttatagttactagaagttatttgagtaaGTTAGTGTTGGTTACTCTAGTTAGTTATTTTCTATCTTTGTATAAATACATCAATTTTGTAATACtttaatgaatgaatgaattgaatGAATCCTAAAACTACTTTTCATCTATCttccattcctttcattcctaatATGGTATCAGAAGTTTTTGCTTCTGCGTCTCTTGCTTCCTATTGAAGCTATTTATGGTTCTACCCGGTGGTGTAGATAGTGCTGTTAGCCCTTGCTTTGTGGCGTCGAGCTGTTGAGactttggcaagtgtaccaatcgCTCTTAAGTAGTAAACCTCGAAAGTCTGAGTATCGTTCCGCAGGAATTTTATTGCACTTATTAGATACTTCTCAATTTGTAAGTAAGAGtaaaacaataaaagcaggaataAATGTAGGAATAGCGTGCTATTACTAAAACAAATAgtttaaaaggaaaaacaattgaTAAAGATGCCAAGACCCGACAAACCTAATTGGCCTACGATGCATGTAAATATGATATTCATTACCAATGCACTGGTATTAGTCCTACCCACATCTGTTaattacttgcccctgatgcctcacgttgacaagcctattttaactacctatctcccaaatgcctttgcgaagattcaataattaaaatgcattaaggtAAAGTTCTAGATGTTGCTTAAATGCATGGGCAGTGGATTACTattctatgcctagcaatggTAACCCAGTGATTCTTTTCTTAAGATGTTCTGTTAGGCGTTACCCTTTCCCAAGcgtataacccctaaaactgatgcatgcattgaatcttaaatatttattggggattaccctctcccgagcgaaTAAAACCCAAAAGAAATCTAAGAATGAATGCAAGATAACAAGGAAAgaattagaacagaaaaacctgGAATGAATTCCTTTtgcattgataactcttgaagcTCATCGTACatcgttggctttttaggcctgccaggccctagctaggAGATTAGctactcatggccattgagggcttacaactgggggtgaaagaaagaatgggaataataaaaacaaaggaATAATAAGAGAGGAAGGAAAGCTCAGGCTTGAAGTACTGAGAGTAGTGCTCTGAGACGAGGTGAAGTTTCCTTGGGACtgcctctctatttatagttgctgAAGTGGGCTTATGAGCCTTCGTAATCGCGCTCAGCGCCACacatcgcgcttagcgcgttcagaTCACGCGCTGGGCGCGCCATGCACGCTCAGCCTGTGCTTCTGTTGGATCGCGCGCTGGGCGCCGGGCTTAGCGCGCGTAACGGTTTCTGCTCCTTCGTGCTTAACGCCACGCTTAGCGCCTGCAGTTAgttgctcgcttagcgcctgATGCGCGCTTAGCGCCCCTGTTGGGTTGGGCCTGCTTCAGAAttccttctttctcttcctttctGTTGCCATTTTTGCTTAATGTACTCTCATTTTTCGTATCTGCAACCAGAAATtcagtttaattaattttttcaacttttaattataaataactgctaaataattaattttaagtcaaaatttgactatttaactattattaattcacaattatttagcagttatcacgAGCCCTGACTCGAGGGGGCGTGTtgcaagtcccacatcgggtgGTTCACATTGATGATTAAGTTCTTATATAACTGGGTAGGCCACCCCCTTATGAATCGTTTTTTAAGGGAACCTTTCGGATGCCtggttggttcttttttttttctctctcatggCCATGGATGTCATTGATGATTAAGTTCTTATATAACTGGGTAGGTCACCCCCTTATGCATCGTTTTTTTAAGGGGACCTTTCGGATGCCtggttggttcttttttttttctctcatggcCATGGATGTCATTGATGATTAAGTTCTTATATAACTGGGTAGGCCACCCCCTTATGCATCATTTTTTAAGGGGACCTTTCGGATGCCtggttggtttttttttttctctctcatggCCATGGATGTCattaatgattaagttcttataTAATTGGGTAGGCCACCCCCTTAtgcatcatttttttaaggGGACCTTTCGAATGCCtggttggttcttttttttctctcatggcCATGGATGTCATTGATGATTAAGTTCTTATATAACTGGGTAAGCCACCCCCTTATGAATCGTTTTTTAAGGGAACCTTTCGGATGTCtggttggttcttttttttctctcatggcCATGGCTGCCATTGATGATTCTAACCccttcattcttcattcttctgaCAATCTTGGCATTGCCTTAGTTTCTCATCCTTTCATCGTGTTCTCGGCAAAGGCTTAGTTGCTGATGTGGTGTTGTGGATGAATTGGCGTGGAGCGGTTGCAGTGCTCGTTTATGCCACCGCATTGTGGTACTTCTTCGAGCGTGTCGGTTACAATTTCTTGTCCTTTGTCACCAAAGTTTTTGCCAACAAACTTTGATGCTTGCTTTGGCCTCTTGGAAGCAATCGAAGTTGGTTGaagatttcttgaagtttttgttTTGACCGAAGTATTTCCGACATGTTTCGCTATAtttcatgttttcatttttttttcttttctctttcttctttaatGTTGATGTATTGTATTCTCCAAGCTAGAAGTGTTTTCAACACATTCCAACTTGCGGGGGGTATtagacataaaattaatttagttagttatTAGAAGTTATTTGTGTACATTAGTTGGTTACTCAAGTTATAGTTActagaagttatttgagtaaGTTAGTGTTGGTTACTCTAGTTAGTTATTTTCTATCTTTGTATAAATACATCAATTTTGTAATACtttaatgaatgaatgaattgaatGAATCCTAAAACTACTTTTCATCTAtcttccatttctttcattCCTAATATTATCCACCAGATAAAGTGTCAAATGTAAAATGTAAACGTTTGTCGTTTCGTGCGAAAAAATGCTCAAATTATTGTTCAAGATGATGGTGTAATGCAATTAAAATGTgcttaaatttttctttaggCTATTTGATGTATTAACTCAATGTTGCATGTATAAAATTGATCAATTGAAATTTACAAATTagcttaattataattttttattatagataATCTTGTTTGAGTTAAATATGACTATTATGAATAATACAGttgtgttttcaagtatttaACACATGCAAATACTCAAGTAGTACCATTAAGTTGATTGTGCAAGatattaataacttaaaaatattattttgtgtcttttaatcaaaataaataaaaataattttgatttttaattttagaatgatAAATGCATGTCAACACTCCCTTTCAActagataattaaaaataaagtacaaaaatagcaaaataataataataatatgagatAAAATAGAAACGAAACGTGAGAAGACTCTAGtctaagtaaataaaaatatagagaaaaagaaaagaaaggaaaggagacaatttttttaatagaggaGCTTGTTTTTATGTTGAAAACCTTGAAAAGGGAACATTGTATTGATCTTGAgatataataattgtttttttaggtGTTCTTTGCATTGTTGAAAAGCTTCATATATAGGCTTCTTAATCATGATAGAACAGTGGTTAATTTCGAAAACTTTTAGAACaattgtgactcttggaagttattttcgaaaattccttactggtaatcgattacataactgttgtaatcgattac
This region includes:
- the LOC114381419 gene encoding isoleucine N-monooxygenase 2-like — encoded protein: MAHSPFLLLPNLQGFWPSLLAMITCFIIMIKALRNNFIENYSNKQKPKLPPGPKPWPIVGNLPEMLANKPAHKWIHNLMKEMNTEIACIRLGNAYVIPVTCPTIAREFLRKQDATFASRSQSVSTDLISNGYSTTIFGPFGAQWKKMKKILTNDLLSPHKHLWLHGQRTEEADNLMFHVYNKCKNVNDGVGGLVNIRSVARHYCGNLTRKIIFNTRYFGKGREDGGPGFEEVEHVDSIFDLLKYVYAFSVSDYMPCLRGLDLDGHEKNVKEALKIIKKYHDPIVQERIKLWNDGLKVDEEDWLDVLVSLKDSNNNPLLTLEEINAQIIELMLATIDNPSNAFEWALAEMINQPELLHRAVEELDSVVGKERLVQESDIPKLNYVKACAREALRLHPIAPFIPPHVSMSDTMVGNYFIPKGSHVMLSRQELGRNPKVWNETYKFKPERHLKSDGSDVDLTEPNLKFISFSTGRRGCPGVMLGTTMTVMLFARLLHGFTWTAPPNVSSINLAESNDDILLAEPLVAVAKPRLASELYQL